One segment of Aquimarina sp. BL5 DNA contains the following:
- a CDS encoding oligosaccharide flippase family protein, producing the protein MSQLKKGALLTYLKIFLINVIGIVMTPLIVSYLGKDEYGIFNAIGALIGTIALLDFGLTNTVVRFIAKYRAEKDREGEENFLGTVRILYFAVSTLVVISGIVFYFFIDTYFTKFNAEELRIAKLMFVILVFNLAIQLPGMIFTGICKGYEKFVFPESIGIIRYILRSLTIVAVLFFGGRAIALVIVDTVFNILTISVSAYYVLVKLKVRFKLHKLSKSFVLQIFKYSSWIFLFAIVNMLQWKSGSWVLGAISVPKVLGIYGLGIALGTYYGAFSTAISSVFLPRATQMSVNNASGEELTDMMIKLGRLSFIILMYIFGAFMLYGEQFINLWVGGGGESSGNGRYSIEECREIYSIALIIMIGYTLPLLQAFGNSILEAKNKLSFKAILYLVFMILGVILGGFLAIEYSAIGMIIGLVAGWIIVQNVMNFYYHNKIGLNILRFFKELFHKTLIVVLLVIATGYFINYIPGDGWFSFITKAISYTVVFIFTMYSIGMLEYEKELFRKPIVSLLKRK; encoded by the coding sequence TTGAGCCAATTAAAAAAAGGAGCTTTACTTACATACCTAAAGATCTTCCTGATTAATGTTATCGGAATTGTTATGACTCCGCTAATAGTTAGTTATTTAGGAAAAGATGAGTATGGTATATTCAATGCTATAGGTGCATTGATAGGTACCATAGCATTGCTGGATTTTGGGTTAACGAATACTGTGGTTCGATTTATAGCTAAGTATAGAGCAGAGAAAGATAGAGAAGGAGAAGAGAATTTTTTAGGAACTGTTAGGATATTATATTTTGCAGTCTCGACGTTAGTAGTAATTTCTGGGATCGTATTTTATTTCTTTATTGATACATATTTTACGAAATTCAACGCAGAAGAACTTAGAATTGCCAAGTTGATGTTTGTGATTTTAGTTTTTAATTTAGCGATTCAACTTCCAGGAATGATATTTACGGGTATTTGTAAAGGGTATGAAAAATTTGTGTTTCCCGAGTCTATTGGTATTATACGATATATTCTTAGATCATTAACTATAGTGGCGGTTTTGTTTTTTGGAGGGAGAGCTATTGCCTTAGTTATTGTGGATACGGTATTCAATATTCTGACCATTTCGGTATCTGCTTATTATGTATTAGTGAAGCTTAAGGTTAGATTTAAATTGCATAAACTATCTAAAAGTTTTGTACTTCAGATTTTTAAATACTCAAGTTGGATTTTTCTGTTCGCAATTGTAAATATGTTACAGTGGAAGTCAGGTAGTTGGGTTTTAGGAGCTATAAGTGTTCCTAAGGTTCTAGGAATCTATGGACTTGGGATTGCATTGGGAACGTACTACGGAGCCTTTTCTACGGCGATTTCCAGTGTGTTCTTACCAAGAGCAACACAGATGTCAGTAAATAACGCTAGTGGAGAGGAATTGACCGACATGATGATCAAATTAGGAAGGTTATCTTTTATAATTTTGATGTATATTTTTGGCGCTTTTATGTTATATGGAGAGCAGTTTATCAATCTTTGGGTTGGTGGAGGAGGAGAATCATCAGGCAACGGAAGGTATAGTATAGAGGAATGTAGAGAAATATATAGTATTGCACTAATTATAATGATTGGGTACACACTACCATTATTACAAGCATTTGGAAATTCTATACTAGAGGCAAAAAATAAATTATCTTTTAAGGCTATTCTTTATCTTGTCTTTATGATTTTAGGAGTAATCCTAGGTGGTTTTCTAGCAATAGAATACAGTGCTATAGGAATGATTATAGGATTGGTTGCAGGATGGATCATTGTACAAAACGTTATGAATTTTTATTATCATAATAAGATAGGGTTAAATATTCTGCGTTTTTTTAAAGAATTATTTCATAAAACGCTTATTGTAGTTTTATTAGTGATTGCTACAGGTTATTTTATCAATTATATCCCCGGAGATGGATGGTTTAGTTTTATAACAAAAGCTATTTCCTACACTGTTGTTTTTATCTTTACGATGTATTCTATTGGTATGCTAGAATATGAAAAAGAATTATTTAGAAAACCTATAGTTTCTTTATTGAAACGAAAATAA
- a CDS encoding nucleotide sugar dehydrogenase, producing the protein MQNIKIGIIGLGYVGLPLARLFATKFPVIGFDINKNRIEELRSGTDATLEVEDEVLQSVLKDSSQMDKGLYCSYNLEDIKDCNYYVVTVPTPVDKNNRPDLTPLYKSSETVGKVLKKGDIVIYESTVYPGVTEEECIPVLEKISGLKFNEDFYAGYSPERINPGDKLHTVEKILKVTAGSTPEIGEKVDALYASVITAGTHLAPTIKVAEAAKVIENSQRDINIAFVNELAKIFNLMDIDTSEVLKAAGTKWNFLPFKPGLVGGHCIGVDPYYLAQRAQEFGYHPEIILAGRRLNDSMGQYVASEVIKLMVNHDIKIKGANILVLGITFKENCPDVRNTRAVDVIANLKDFGTDITIYDPWANPSEVKHEYDLETVTELPNSKFDAIVLTVAHKEYLDINLKSLLKSNGILYDVKGILEEKVHGRL; encoded by the coding sequence ATGCAGAATATTAAAATAGGAATCATTGGTTTAGGATATGTAGGACTTCCTTTAGCTAGATTGTTTGCAACAAAATTTCCTGTAATTGGTTTTGACATTAATAAAAATAGAATTGAAGAATTAAGATCAGGAACAGATGCTACTTTAGAAGTTGAAGATGAAGTTTTGCAATCCGTTTTGAAGGATAGCTCTCAAATGGATAAGGGATTATATTGTTCTTATAACTTAGAAGATATAAAAGACTGTAACTATTATGTGGTTACTGTTCCTACTCCAGTTGATAAAAATAATAGACCTGATCTGACTCCATTATATAAGTCTAGTGAAACTGTAGGTAAAGTTTTGAAAAAAGGAGATATTGTTATTTACGAATCTACAGTATATCCAGGCGTTACTGAGGAAGAATGTATTCCGGTATTAGAAAAAATAAGTGGATTAAAATTTAATGAAGATTTTTACGCTGGATATTCTCCAGAGCGCATCAATCCGGGGGATAAATTACATACAGTAGAAAAAATTCTTAAAGTAACTGCAGGTTCGACACCAGAAATAGGTGAAAAAGTAGATGCACTTTATGCTTCTGTTATTACAGCAGGAACTCATTTGGCTCCAACTATAAAAGTGGCAGAGGCGGCTAAAGTGATAGAAAATTCTCAACGTGATATTAATATTGCTTTTGTCAACGAGTTAGCTAAGATTTTTAACCTTATGGATATTGATACTAGTGAAGTGTTAAAAGCTGCTGGTACCAAATGGAATTTCTTGCCTTTTAAACCAGGTTTGGTAGGAGGACATTGTATAGGAGTGGATCCTTATTATTTAGCTCAAAGAGCACAGGAATTCGGATATCATCCGGAAATTATTTTAGCTGGACGAAGATTAAATGATAGCATGGGGCAATATGTTGCTTCAGAAGTTATCAAATTAATGGTGAATCATGATATCAAAATTAAAGGAGCTAATATTTTGGTGCTTGGGATTACTTTTAAAGAAAACTGTCCGGATGTTAGAAATACCAGGGCCGTGGACGTAATAGCGAATCTAAAAGATTTCGGAACAGATATTACTATTTATGATCCTTGGGCAAATCCATCAGAAGTAAAACATGAATATGATTTGGAGACAGTAACGGAATTACCAAATTCTAAATTTGATGCCATTGTATTAACCGTTGCACATAAGGAGTATCTTGATATAAATCTGAAATCATTATTAAAATCAAATGGAATTTTATATGATGTTAAAGGTATATTAGAAGAAAAAGTACACGGAAGACTGTAA